The DNA sequence ACGAGGCGCGCGATAATCTCGCGGATGTCGTAGGGTTTGTTGACGTTGGCGGGGATGACGCCGGCGAGCTCCTCCGGGTCGTAGTGAGGGTCCTCGGGTTCGTCGCGGCCCAGCTCATAGCGCCGCGGCGCATCGAGGTTCTGCACGACGTTGCGACACATCTCGAGCGCGTGCTCGTCGTTGAGGGCGTAGTGGTCGGCGACGCCGGAGATGCGGCAGTGGACGTCGGCGCCGCCCAGCTCCTCGTCGGTGACCTCCTCGCCGGTGGCGGCCTTGACCAGCGGCGGGCCGCCGATGAAGATGGTTCCCTCCTTACGGACGATTATGGCCTCGTCCGACATCGCCGGCTGGTACGCGCCGCCCGCCGTGCACGAGCCCATCACCGCGGCGATCTGGGGAATATTGAGGGCGGAGAGGCGGGCCTGGTTGTAGAAGATGCGGCCGAAGTGGTCGCGGTCCGGGAAGGTCCCCTCCTGCAGCGGCAGGAAGATGCCGCCCGAGTCGACGAGGTAGACGCACGGGAGGCGGTTTTTCAGCGCTATCTCCTGCGCGCGGACGTGCTTCTTTATGGTAACGGGGAAATAGGTGCCGCCCTTGACGGTGGCGTCGTTGGCGACGACGAGGACCTCCCGGCCGTGGACGACGCCGACGCCGGTTACCAGGCCCGCCGCCGGCGCCTCGCCCCCGTACATATCCCAGGCGGCGAGGGGGCTGAACTCCAGGAAGGGCGTGTTGCGGTCGAAGAGGCCGCGGAGGCGTTCGCGCACCAGCATCTTGCCGCGCTTGACGTGGCGCTCGCGCTGGCCCTCGGGGCCCATCTCGCGGACCTGCGCCAGCCGCTCGCGGTACTCCGCGACCACCGTGAGGTTCACGTCGCGGTTCTTCTTGAACTCGTCGGAATTCGTATCTACTTTGGACTCGAGGCGGAACATATTTTTTATTTTGGGCTTCTATGTAGGGGCCGACCTTCAGGTCGGCCCGTTCACGTTACCGGATTACGTCTACTATTGCGGTTACGTTTTCCGCTTTACGGACCGGATTGTAATCGTCGTCGACCCACCGCGCCGGGTTTTCTTGAATATAAAACCGAGCCCGGTTCAACTCGTCGTCGTTCCGTAAAACGCGTTCGTAATAATTCCGTTGCCACACCGGCGCGCCGGGTGTCTTCCGTTGAGCGTTGATTCGTCGCGTAACGGCGCCCTTATAACCCACGATATACGACGCCAACGAAAAGCGCGCCGGTCCCCGCGGCCGGTAATTGGGTCGTTGTAGGGGCGACTGGCCAGTCGCCCCTACATCATTGCCGTAAATATCGTGCTTGATAACGACGATCCCGTGGACGTGATTAGGCATTACCACGAACGCGTCTAAACCTATTTCCTCGCGTACCGCCGCGGAACGACGCCATTCTTCGAAAACAATTCTGCCGGAAGGATTC is a window from the bacterium genome containing:
- a CDS encoding carboxyl transferase domain-containing protein, which produces MFRLESKVDTNSDEFKKNRDVNLTVVAEYRERLAQVREMGPEGQRERHVKRGKMLVRERLRGLFDRNTPFLEFSPLAAWDMYGGEAPAAGLVTGVGVVHGREVLVVANDATVKGGTYFPVTIKKHVRAQEIALKNRLPCVYLVDSGGIFLPLQEGTFPDRDHFGRIFYNQARLSALNIPQIAAVMGSCTAGGAYQPAMSDEAIIVRKEGTIFIGGPPLVKAATGEEVTDEELGGADVHCRISGVADHYALNDEHALEMCRNVVQNLDAPRRYELGRDEPEDPHYDPEELAGVIPANVNKPYDIREIIARLVDGSRFHEFKELYAPTIVCGFARLMGYPVGILGNNGVLFSESSLKAAHFIELCTMRRIPIIFLQNITGFIVGKQYEHGGIARDGAKLVHAVACADVPKFTVIVGGSYGAGNYAMCGRAYEPRLLWMWPNARICVMGGDQASNVLLTVKLRQLKKKGVEWTEEQQEEFRRPVMEEYERQSTPYYSTAHIWDDGILEPTETRTALGLAIAMSLNAPIPETRYGVFRM
- a CDS encoding transposase, which gives rise to MVNNPEKRRRSIRLTGYDYSDPGSYLITICTYGRECAFGEVSPGGSITLNPSGRIVFEEWRRSAAVREEIGLDAFVVMPNHVHGIVVIKHDIYGNDVGATGQSPLQRPNYRPRGPARFSLASYIVGYKGAVTRRINAQRKTPGAPVWQRNYYERVLRNDDELNRARFYIQENPARWVDDDYNPVRKAENVTAIVDVIR